The following coding sequences lie in one Nocardioides sambongensis genomic window:
- a CDS encoding MarR family winged helix-turn-helix transcriptional regulator, with the protein MPRHPQHELDLQLCFPLYAASRALTRAYGPLLARAGLTYPQYLTLLALWSAEEPLSVGELGARLRLDSGTLTPLLKRLEAAGLVHRRRDTGDERRVVVALTEAGDALQDDLADVPGDVVGLLGIDLEQAQALRGLLDEVLDHLDHPAPA; encoded by the coding sequence ATGCCGCGTCACCCCCAGCACGAGCTCGACCTCCAGCTCTGCTTCCCGCTCTACGCCGCCTCCCGCGCCCTCACCCGTGCCTACGGCCCGCTCCTCGCACGCGCCGGCCTGACCTATCCGCAGTACCTCACCCTCCTCGCCCTGTGGTCCGCCGAGGAGCCGCTGAGCGTCGGCGAGCTCGGTGCGCGACTGCGCCTCGACTCCGGGACCCTGACCCCTCTGCTCAAGCGCCTCGAGGCCGCCGGTCTGGTCCACCGGCGCCGCGACACCGGTGACGAGCGCCGCGTGGTGGTCGCGCTGACCGAGGCCGGCGACGCCCTCCAGGACGACCTCGCCGACGTGCCCGGCGACGTCGTCGGTCTGCTCGGCATCGACCTGGAGCAGGCCCAGGCCCTGCGCGGCCTGCTGGACGAGGTCCTGGACCACCTCGACCACCCCGCCCCGGCGTAG
- a CDS encoding sensor histidine kinase, which translates to MRSTSSLYWKVCGINGAVLCAGTLLLAFSPARVSERVAASEALVLGIGLLAMLVLNAVLLRSALAPVDRVIRAMATGQPGDAVPEGSGNGPGAALERSYQAMLDRLENERRTGSARALAAEEAERRRIARELHDEIGQSLTVVLLELQHLAGRVPADLVDEVDAVRESARAGLDDVRRVARELRPGVLEDLGLQAALAALASEVGAAGRPRVRRRFGVGLPALGPETETVVYRVAQEALTNVVRHARAGEVELALVQVGGEVVLEVADDGIGLGPTGQQGGDSASGDRGLGLRGMSDRAGSVGGTLEVADRPEGRGTVVRLRIPLVEGPR; encoded by the coding sequence GTGCGGTCGACGAGCTCGCTCTACTGGAAGGTCTGCGGGATCAACGGTGCCGTGTTGTGCGCCGGCACGCTGCTGCTCGCCTTCTCCCCGGCGCGGGTCTCGGAGCGGGTGGCCGCCTCGGAGGCACTGGTCCTCGGCATCGGCCTGCTGGCCATGCTGGTCCTCAACGCGGTGCTGCTGCGCTCCGCACTGGCACCGGTGGACCGGGTGATCCGGGCGATGGCGACCGGCCAGCCCGGGGACGCCGTACCGGAGGGGTCGGGGAACGGGCCGGGAGCGGCGTTGGAGCGCAGCTATCAGGCGATGCTCGACCGGCTGGAGAACGAGCGGCGCACCGGCAGCGCGCGCGCCCTGGCCGCCGAGGAGGCCGAGCGACGCCGGATCGCCCGGGAGCTGCACGACGAGATCGGCCAGAGCCTCACCGTGGTGCTGCTGGAGCTGCAGCACCTGGCCGGCCGGGTGCCGGCCGACCTCGTCGACGAGGTCGACGCCGTCCGGGAGAGCGCCCGCGCCGGCCTGGACGACGTACGACGGGTGGCCCGGGAGCTGCGACCCGGGGTGTTGGAGGACCTCGGTCTGCAGGCCGCGCTCGCCGCGCTGGCCAGCGAGGTCGGGGCCGCCGGACGGCCGCGGGTGCGCCGGCGGTTCGGGGTCGGGCTGCCGGCGCTCGGGCCCGAGACCGAGACCGTGGTCTACCGGGTGGCGCAGGAGGCGCTGACCAACGTGGTGCGGCACGCCCGCGCCGGCGAGGTCGAGCTGGCGCTGGTGCAGGTCGGTGGCGAGGTGGTGCTCGAGGTCGCCGACGACGGCATCGGCCTCGGCCCGACCGGACAGCAGGGCGGGGACTCCGCGAGCGGTGACCGGGGGCTGGGCCTGCGCGGGATGTCGGACCGCGCCGGCTCGGTCGGCGGGACCCTGGAGGTCGCGGACCGGCCGGAGGGTCGCGGCACCGTGGTGCGACTGCGGATCCCGCTCGTCGAGGGGCCGCGATGA
- a CDS encoding response regulator encodes MIRILLADDHALVRRGVRLILEQQPDLTVVAEASDGAEALAVLREVEVDLVVLDIAMPRMTGLQAAREIGRRREPPKILMLSMHDNEQYFFSALKLGASGYVLKSVVDEDLVEACRAAMRGDAFVYPGAMGALVRDYLERLERGERVPETVLTPREDDVLKLVAEGRSSKEIAQVLTISVKTVERHRANILARLGMNDRTQLTRYAIRAGLIEP; translated from the coding sequence ATGATCCGGATCCTGCTGGCCGACGACCATGCGCTGGTGCGCCGCGGCGTCCGGTTGATCCTGGAGCAGCAGCCCGACCTCACGGTGGTGGCCGAGGCGTCGGACGGTGCCGAGGCGCTCGCCGTGCTGCGCGAGGTCGAGGTGGACCTGGTGGTCCTGGACATCGCGATGCCGCGGATGACCGGGCTGCAGGCGGCCCGTGAGATCGGCCGGCGCCGGGAGCCGCCCAAGATCCTGATGCTCTCGATGCACGACAACGAGCAGTACTTCTTCTCCGCCCTCAAGCTGGGCGCCAGCGGCTACGTGCTGAAGTCGGTGGTCGACGAGGACCTGGTGGAGGCCTGCCGGGCGGCGATGCGCGGGGACGCGTTCGTCTACCCCGGCGCGATGGGCGCTCTGGTGCGCGACTACCTGGAGCGCCTCGAGCGCGGCGAGCGGGTGCCGGAGACGGTGCTCACCCCGCGCGAGGACGACGTGCTGAAGCTGGTCGCGGAGGGCCGGTCGTCGAAGGAGATCGCGCAGGTGCTGACGATCAGCGTGAAGACGGTGGAGCGGCACCGGGCCAACATCCTGGCCCGGCTCGGCATGAACGACCGCACCCAGCTCACCCGGTATGCGATCCGGGCGGGGCTGATCGAGCCGTAG
- a CDS encoding potassium/proton antiporter, with protein MDPADLNLALLAGTAVVIVAVAAVRLSTRAGLPTLLLYLAIGLVIGESGLGLEFEDAEMAQVLGTLALAVILAEGGFTTDWAAVRPVAGLAVVLATVGVGISVLVTTGLVLLVLDVDPHTAVLLGAVVSSTDAAAVFSVLRRMPVRGRLRAIVEAESGFNDPPVIILVTVVATTTVADGSSALTLLGVLGLLGQVVLQLVGGIVIGIGVARGGTWVLARSALPVSGLYPIATLAIAFGAFAVAGVAGTSAIMAIYVAGLVLGNAHLPHRQTTAGFAEGLAWLAQIGLFVMLGLLASPGRLWEALPAALVVGGALTLVARPLSVAVSALPFRVPWRDQVFISWAGLRGAVPIVLATIPMSTGIPGATRIFDVVFLLVVVFTLVQGPTLPWVARRFGATAAASPRALTVESAPLEEIRATLLQFAVPRRSRLAGVEIDELRLPVGATVALLVRGDRIVPAQGSTTLRAGDHLVIAAPEADTVRIEERLEAISHHGRLAGWHQGQPASA; from the coding sequence ATGGACCCCGCTGATCTCAACCTGGCCCTCCTCGCCGGCACGGCGGTGGTGATCGTCGCGGTCGCGGCGGTCCGGCTCTCCACCCGGGCGGGTCTGCCCACCCTGCTGCTCTACCTGGCGATCGGGCTGGTGATCGGCGAGTCCGGACTCGGCCTGGAGTTCGAGGACGCCGAGATGGCGCAGGTCCTCGGCACCCTGGCGCTGGCGGTGATCCTCGCGGAGGGAGGGTTCACCACCGACTGGGCGGCGGTCAGGCCGGTCGCCGGACTGGCCGTCGTGCTGGCGACGGTCGGCGTGGGGATCTCGGTGCTGGTCACCACCGGCCTGGTCCTGCTGGTGCTCGACGTCGACCCGCACACCGCCGTGCTGCTCGGCGCGGTGGTCTCCTCGACCGACGCCGCCGCGGTCTTCTCGGTGCTCCGCCGGATGCCGGTGCGTGGCCGGCTCCGCGCGATCGTGGAGGCCGAGTCCGGCTTCAACGACCCTCCGGTGATCATCCTGGTGACGGTGGTGGCGACGACCACCGTCGCCGACGGCTCCTCGGCCCTCACGCTGCTCGGCGTGCTCGGGCTGCTCGGTCAGGTCGTCCTCCAACTGGTCGGCGGCATCGTGATCGGCATCGGGGTGGCCCGCGGCGGCACCTGGGTGCTCGCCCGCAGCGCGCTGCCGGTGTCGGGCCTCTACCCGATCGCCACCCTGGCCATCGCGTTCGGGGCGTTCGCCGTCGCCGGGGTGGCGGGGACCAGCGCCATCATGGCGATCTACGTCGCCGGCCTGGTCCTCGGCAACGCCCACCTCCCGCACCGGCAGACCACGGCCGGCTTCGCCGAGGGGCTGGCCTGGCTGGCGCAGATCGGGCTGTTCGTCATGCTCGGGCTGCTCGCCAGCCCCGGTCGGCTGTGGGAGGCGCTGCCCGCGGCACTGGTGGTCGGCGGGGCGCTCACCCTGGTGGCGCGGCCGCTGTCGGTGGCGGTCAGCGCTCTGCCGTTCCGGGTGCCCTGGCGGGATCAGGTCTTCATCAGCTGGGCGGGGCTGCGTGGCGCGGTCCCGATCGTGCTGGCCACCATCCCGATGAGCACCGGGATCCCCGGCGCGACCCGGATCTTCGACGTGGTCTTCCTGCTGGTGGTCGTGTTCACCCTGGTCCAGGGCCCGACCCTGCCGTGGGTGGCGCGGCGCTTCGGCGCGACCGCGGCGGCCTCACCACGCGCGCTCACCGTGGAGTCGGCGCCGCTGGAGGAGATCCGGGCGACGCTGCTGCAGTTCGCGGTGCCGCGGCGCTCGCGGCTGGCCGGGGTGGAGATCGACGAGCTCCGCCTCCCGGTGGGTGCGACGGTGGCCCTGCTGGTCCGCGGGGACCGGATCGTCCCGGCGCAGGGCTCCACCACGCTGCGCGCCGGCGACCACCTGGTGATCGCCGCTCCGGAGGCCGACACCGTGCGGATCGAGGAGCGGCTGGAGGCGATCAGCCACCACGGACGTCTGGCCGGCTGGCACCAGGGCCAACCGGCCAGCGCGTGA
- a CDS encoding DnaJ family domain-containing protein: MHEEADTVPEREERPDGRPGHGAHDEHRPDRRSGSAAAAARIAQQHTWVDLQVRRAMERGDFDDLPGAGKPIEDLGAQHDPDWWLKQMVSREQIAVLPASLQLRKDDAELDARLDRIGVEAEVREQVEEFNARVIRARYSLPEGPPLITMPRDVEETVRAWRVRRAQRRTPADTAVDTAEPVRRRWWRRRG; this comes from the coding sequence ATGCACGAGGAGGCGGACACGGTGCCGGAGCGCGAGGAACGGCCGGACGGACGGCCCGGCCACGGTGCCCACGACGAGCACCGGCCCGACCGGCGCAGCGGCAGCGCCGCGGCTGCCGCCCGGATCGCCCAGCAGCACACCTGGGTCGACCTGCAGGTCCGCCGTGCGATGGAGCGGGGTGACTTCGACGACCTCCCCGGCGCCGGCAAGCCGATCGAGGACCTCGGCGCCCAGCACGATCCGGACTGGTGGCTGAAGCAGATGGTCTCCCGCGAGCAGATCGCCGTGCTGCCCGCCTCGCTGCAGCTGCGCAAGGACGACGCCGAGCTCGACGCCCGGCTCGACCGGATCGGCGTCGAGGCGGAGGTCCGCGAGCAGGTCGAGGAATTCAACGCGCGGGTGATCCGCGCCCGCTACTCCCTCCCCGAGGGACCACCGCTGATCACCATGCCGCGCGACGTCGAGGAGACGGTCCGGGCCTGGCGGGTGCGCCGCGCGCAGCGGCGTACCCCCGCCGACACAGCAGTCGACACAGCCGAGCCGGTGCGGCGCCGGTGGTGGCGGCGCCGCGGTTGA
- the phaZ gene encoding poly(3-hydroxyalkanoate) depolymerase has product MPPQPPEPEERLAGGGPAPHLRHLTVLGQQIRVAVRPGTGDGPPLLLCNGIGASLDLLQPFVDRLDPSIEVIRFDVPGVGGSPDPRFPYNFWLLAHGVGVLMDRLGHTEFDVLGISWGGGLAQQLSFQLPHRVRRQVLVATATGSLMVPGSPRVLRKMVTPQRYRDPNYMREVASELYGGRMRRRPEEVVRVMHEHSRVGSRRGYLLQLLAGAGWTSLPALPLIRQRTLVLAGADDPIIPLVNARILERLLPHAELHVYDDGHLGLVTSADDLAPRIAAFLGAD; this is encoded by the coding sequence GTGCCTCCCCAGCCTCCCGAGCCCGAAGAGCGCCTCGCCGGCGGCGGTCCGGCGCCGCACCTGCGCCACCTGACCGTGCTGGGCCAGCAGATCCGCGTGGCGGTGCGGCCCGGCACCGGCGACGGCCCCCCGCTGCTGCTGTGCAACGGCATCGGCGCCAGCCTCGACCTGCTGCAACCGTTCGTGGACCGACTCGATCCGTCGATCGAGGTGATCCGGTTCGACGTGCCCGGGGTCGGCGGCTCCCCCGACCCGCGGTTCCCCTACAACTTCTGGCTGCTGGCCCACGGCGTCGGGGTGCTGATGGACCGGTTGGGCCACACCGAGTTCGACGTACTCGGCATCTCCTGGGGTGGCGGTCTCGCCCAGCAGCTCTCCTTCCAGCTGCCGCACCGGGTCCGTCGCCAGGTGCTGGTGGCGACCGCGACCGGATCGTTGATGGTGCCGGGCTCCCCACGGGTGCTGCGCAAGATGGTCACCCCGCAGCGCTACCGCGACCCGAACTACATGCGCGAGGTCGCCTCGGAGCTGTACGGCGGACGCATGCGTCGACGCCCCGAGGAGGTGGTCCGGGTGATGCACGAGCACTCCCGGGTCGGGTCGCGGCGCGGCTACCTGCTGCAGCTGCTGGCCGGTGCCGGTTGGACCAGCCTCCCCGCGCTCCCGCTGATCCGTCAGCGCACCCTGGTGCTGGCCGGTGCCGACGACCCGATCATCCCGCTGGTCAACGCCCGGATCCTGGAGCGGCTGCTCCCCCACGCCGAGCTGCACGTGTACGACGACGGCCACCTCGGCCTGGTCACCAGCGCCGACGACCTGGCCCCCCGGATCGCGGCGTTCCTGGGCGCCGACTGA